One region of Mycolicibacterium insubricum genomic DNA includes:
- the pgeF gene encoding peptidoglycan editing factor PgeF, with translation MRDRARAGGAEAKPGPPHTIRRVSTTRAGGVSAPPFDTFNLGDHVGDDPAAVAANRRRLADTIGVAPDHLIWMNQVHGDAVVRVDEPRGTAVDDTDALITTTAGLALAVITADCVPVLLGDEEAGVIGAVHAGRVGAAKGIVARTVEAMVAAGAQVADMTAWLGPAVSGANYEVPAEMADDVEAALPGSRVRTAAGTPGLDLRAGIARQLGDLGLGSVAVDPRCTVADTDLFSHRRGAPTGRLASVVWMQ, from the coding sequence ATGCGGGATAGGGCGCGCGCCGGCGGAGCCGAGGCGAAGCCGGGACCGCCGCATACCATCCGTCGGGTCAGCACCACCCGGGCCGGCGGTGTCTCGGCACCGCCGTTCGACACCTTCAATCTCGGCGACCACGTCGGCGACGATCCGGCGGCCGTCGCGGCCAACCGGCGGCGGTTGGCCGACACCATCGGTGTGGCGCCCGACCATCTGATCTGGATGAACCAGGTGCACGGTGACGCCGTCGTGCGCGTCGATGAACCCCGCGGCACCGCCGTCGACGACACCGACGCGCTGATCACCACCACCGCCGGGCTGGCGCTGGCGGTGATCACCGCCGACTGTGTGCCGGTGTTGTTGGGCGATGAGGAGGCCGGAGTCATCGGCGCCGTGCACGCCGGCCGTGTCGGTGCGGCCAAGGGCATCGTCGCGCGCACCGTGGAGGCCATGGTCGCCGCCGGTGCGCAGGTCGCCGACATGACCGCGTGGCTGGGACCGGCGGTCAGCGGGGCCAACTACGAAGTGCCCGCCGAGATGGCCGACGACGTCGAGGCGGCACTCCCGGGCAGTCGGGTGCGCACCGCGGCCGGCACCCCGGGTCTGGATCTACGAGCCGGAATCGCAAGGCAGCTCGGCGATCTGGGCCTCGGTTCGGTTGCCGTCGATCCGCGCTGCACGGTAGCCGACACCGACCTGTTCAGCCACCGGCGCGGCGCCCCCACCGGCCGGCTGGCGTCGGTCGTGTGGATGCAGTGA
- the ftsZ gene encoding cell division protein FtsZ → MTPPHNYLAVIKVVGIGGGGVNAVNRMIEQGLKGVEFIAINTDAQALLMSDADVKLDVGRDSTRGLGAGADPEVGRKAAEDAKDEIEELLRGADMVFVTAGEGGGTGTGGAPVVATIARKLGALTVGVVTRPFSFEGKRRSNQAETGINALRESCDTLIVIPNDRLLQMGDAAVSLMDAFRSADEVLLNGVQGITDLITTPGLINVDFADVKGVMSGAGTALMGIGAARGDGRALKAAEIAINSPLLEASMEGAQGVLLSVAGGSDLGLFEINEAASLVQDAAHPDANIIFGTVIDDSLGDEVRVTVIAAGFEAGTVHRKAAPGLAATPAAAPGGAVFTSARAGNLGPGVTSSVFEPAAAASASLHTNGATVSVGGGDDDDDVDVPPFMRH, encoded by the coding sequence ATGACCCCCCCGCACAACTACCTCGCCGTGATCAAGGTGGTCGGCATCGGCGGTGGCGGCGTCAACGCCGTCAACCGGATGATCGAACAGGGCCTCAAGGGTGTCGAGTTCATCGCCATCAACACCGACGCGCAGGCGCTGCTGATGAGCGACGCCGACGTCAAGCTGGACGTCGGCCGGGATTCCACCCGCGGCCTGGGCGCCGGCGCCGATCCCGAGGTCGGCCGCAAGGCCGCCGAGGACGCCAAGGACGAGATCGAGGAGCTGCTGCGCGGCGCCGACATGGTGTTCGTCACCGCCGGTGAGGGCGGCGGCACCGGCACCGGCGGTGCGCCCGTGGTGGCCACCATCGCCCGCAAGCTCGGTGCGCTGACCGTCGGCGTGGTCACCCGCCCGTTCTCCTTCGAGGGCAAGCGGCGCTCCAACCAGGCCGAAACCGGGATCAACGCGCTGCGGGAGAGCTGCGACACCCTCATCGTCATCCCCAACGACCGGCTGCTGCAGATGGGCGACGCCGCCGTCTCGCTGATGGACGCGTTCCGCAGCGCCGATGAGGTGCTGCTCAACGGTGTGCAGGGCATCACCGACCTGATCACCACCCCGGGCCTGATCAACGTGGACTTCGCCGACGTCAAGGGCGTGATGAGCGGCGCCGGCACCGCCCTGATGGGCATCGGCGCCGCGCGCGGCGACGGGCGGGCGCTCAAGGCCGCCGAGATCGCCATCAACTCGCCGCTGCTGGAGGCGTCGATGGAGGGCGCCCAGGGCGTGCTGCTGTCCGTCGCCGGTGGCAGCGACCTCGGCCTCTTCGAGATCAACGAGGCCGCCTCGCTGGTGCAGGACGCCGCGCACCCCGATGCCAACATCATCTTCGGCACCGTCATCGACGACTCGCTCGGCGACGAGGTGCGGGTCACCGTCATCGCGGCCGGGTTCGAGGCCGGCACCGTGCACCGCAAGGCGGCCCCCGGCCTGGCGGCGACGCCGGCCGCCGCGCCCGGTGGCGCCGTGTTCACCTCGGCGCGGGCCGGAAACCTCGGCCCGGGCGTCACGTCCTCGGTGTTCGAGCCGGCCGCCGCGGCCAGCGCCTCACTGCACACCAACGGCGCGACGGTCAGTGTCGGCGGCGGCGATGACGACGACGACGTCGACGTCCCGCCGTTCATGCGGCACTGA
- a CDS encoding cell division protein FtsQ/DivIB: MSDEPDPDAADDLAGQQAAQEAEQDAGPEEDSAGADFEGPRRRERRERAERRALSERARTLERARLEAKRKADAASVEPHRTPSRGVVRGLKALVWAVLAAVLVVGLGLVLYFTPLMSVRSVDVFGTQAVGRDEVLDVAAVPHGLPLLQLDTDAVAARVAGIRRVASARVQREYPSTVRITIAERIPVAMRDFPDGPHVYDRVGVDFGSEDPAQSLPYLDVENPGPGDPSTRAALEVLTTLRPEIAGQVGRVAAPTAAAVTLTLTDGRVVVWGSTDRSQEKAEKLAALLTVPGRSYDVSSPELATVK; the protein is encoded by the coding sequence GTGAGCGACGAGCCGGATCCGGACGCGGCCGACGACCTCGCCGGGCAACAAGCCGCGCAGGAGGCCGAGCAGGACGCCGGGCCGGAGGAGGATTCGGCGGGTGCGGACTTCGAGGGGCCGCGCCGGCGGGAACGCCGCGAACGCGCCGAGCGCCGGGCGCTGTCCGAACGGGCCCGGACCCTGGAGCGCGCCCGGCTGGAGGCCAAGCGCAAGGCCGACGCGGCGTCGGTGGAACCGCACCGGACGCCGTCGCGCGGGGTGGTGCGCGGACTGAAGGCGCTGGTGTGGGCAGTCCTGGCGGCGGTGCTGGTCGTCGGCCTGGGGCTGGTGCTGTACTTCACGCCGTTGATGTCGGTGCGCTCGGTCGACGTGTTCGGCACCCAGGCGGTCGGCCGCGACGAGGTGCTCGATGTGGCGGCGGTGCCCCACGGCCTGCCACTGCTGCAGCTGGACACCGATGCGGTCGCCGCGCGGGTGGCCGGGATCCGGCGGGTGGCCAGCGCGCGGGTGCAGCGCGAGTATCCGTCCACTGTGCGGATCACCATCGCCGAGCGAATTCCGGTGGCGATGCGCGACTTTCCCGACGGCCCGCACGTCTACGACCGCGTCGGGGTGGATTTCGGCAGCGAGGACCCGGCGCAGAGTCTGCCCTATCTCGACGTGGAGAACCCGGGCCCGGGTGACCCGTCGACCCGGGCGGCGCTGGAGGTGCTGACCACCCTGCGCCCGGAGATCGCCGGCCAGGTGGGCCGGGTGGCGGCGCCGACGGCGGCCGCGGTGACCCTCACGCTGACCGACGGCCGGGTGGTGGTGTGGGGCAGCACCGATCGCAGTCAGGAGAAGGCCGAGAAGCTGGCCGCCCTGCTGACGGTGCCGGGGCGCAGCTACGACGTGTCCAGCCCGGAACTGGCCACCGTCAAGTAG
- the murC gene encoding UDP-N-acetylmuramate--L-alanine ligase produces the protein MAELPEELRRVHMVGIGGAGMSGIARILLDRGALVSGSDAKESRGVRALGARGALVRIGHDASSLDLLPGGPTAVITTHAAIPKTNPELVEAQRRGIPVILRPVVLAKLMAGSTSLLVTGTHGKTTTTSMLIVGLQHAGQDPSFAVGGDLGEAGTNAHHGSGSIFVAEADESDGSLLEYHPDVAVVTNIEADHLDFFGSADAYTEVFDAFCDRIVDGGALVVCADDPGAAALARRAAARGIRVLPYGSRPDPDGPEPAATLLSWVQQGTGAVAEIALAGETHPRAMRLAVPGRHMALNALAAVLAAREAGAPVDLVLEGLETFEGVRRRFELVGTADGVRVFDDYAHHPTEVRAVLTALRTVTEQAGDGRVLAVFQPHLYSRTKTFADEFAAALSGADRVFVLDVYAAREQPIAGVSGATIAEKVTVPVAYLPDFSAVAARVAEAAEPGDVVVTMGAGDVTLLGPEILAALADRAGRSPGASW, from the coding sequence ATGGCTGAGCTGCCCGAAGAACTGCGCCGGGTGCACATGGTCGGCATCGGCGGAGCCGGCATGTCGGGAATCGCGCGCATCCTGCTGGACCGCGGCGCCCTAGTGTCCGGATCCGATGCCAAGGAGTCCCGCGGCGTGCGGGCCCTCGGCGCCCGCGGCGCGCTGGTGCGCATCGGTCACGACGCGTCATCGCTGGACCTGCTGCCGGGGGGACCGACGGCCGTCATCACCACCCACGCGGCCATCCCCAAGACCAACCCCGAGCTGGTCGAGGCGCAGCGGCGCGGAATCCCGGTGATCCTGCGGCCGGTGGTGCTGGCCAAGCTGATGGCCGGGTCGACCAGCCTGCTGGTCACCGGTACCCACGGCAAGACCACCACCACGTCGATGCTGATCGTCGGCCTGCAGCACGCCGGTCAGGATCCATCCTTCGCCGTCGGTGGCGACCTGGGGGAGGCCGGCACCAACGCGCACCACGGCAGCGGGTCGATCTTCGTCGCCGAGGCCGACGAGAGCGACGGATCGCTGCTGGAATACCACCCGGACGTGGCGGTGGTGACCAACATCGAGGCCGACCACCTGGACTTCTTCGGCAGCGCCGACGCGTACACCGAGGTGTTCGACGCCTTCTGCGACCGGATCGTCGACGGCGGTGCGCTGGTGGTCTGCGCCGACGACCCGGGCGCCGCCGCCCTGGCGCGCCGGGCCGCCGCCCGCGGGATTCGGGTGCTGCCCTACGGCAGCCGCCCCGACCCGGACGGGCCGGAACCGGCCGCGACACTGCTGAGCTGGGTGCAGCAGGGCACCGGCGCGGTCGCCGAGATCGCGCTGGCGGGGGAGACGCATCCGCGGGCGATGCGACTGGCGGTGCCCGGCCGGCACATGGCCCTCAACGCGCTGGCCGCGGTGTTGGCGGCCCGGGAGGCCGGAGCCCCGGTGGATCTGGTGCTGGAGGGCCTGGAGACCTTCGAGGGGGTACGGCGCCGATTCGAGTTGGTCGGCACCGCCGACGGCGTCCGGGTGTTCGACGACTACGCCCATCACCCGACCGAGGTGCGTGCGGTGCTCACCGCGCTGCGGACCGTCACCGAGCAGGCCGGCGACGGCCGGGTTCTCGCCGTCTTCCAGCCGCACCTGTATTCCCGCACAAAGACTTTCGCCGACGAGTTCGCCGCGGCGCTCAGCGGCGCGGACCGGGTCTTCGTGCTCGACGTGTATGCCGCGCGGGAGCAGCCGATCGCCGGGGTCAGCGGTGCCACCATCGCCGAGAAGGTCACCGTCCCGGTCGCGTACCTGCCGGACTTCTCGGCGGTGGCCGCCCGGGTCGCCGAGGCCGCCGAGCCCGGTGACGTCGTCGTCACCATGGGCGCCGGCGACGTGACCCTGCTGGGTCCGGAGATCCTCGCGGCCCTGGCCGATCGGGCGGGTCGTTCGCCCGGGGCGTCGTGGTGA
- the murG gene encoding undecaprenyldiphospho-muramoylpentapeptide beta-N-acetylglucosaminyltransferase, whose amino-acid sequence MNDAGNPNPGGAVSVVLAGGGTAGHVEPALAVADALRASGADVRITVLGTERGLETRLVPKRGYDLRLITPVPLPRKLNADLARLPLRVRRAVRETRAVFDDVDADVVIGFGGYVALPAYLAARRGLRRRRVPVLIHEANASAGIANKVGARMADRVLAAVDDCGLPGAEVVGMPVRSAITTLDRAALRSSAREHFGFADDAVVLLVFGGSQGAASLNRAVSGAAADLAGRGISVLHAHGPKNTLDLPHRGPGDPPYVAVPYLDRMDLAYAAADLAICRSGAMTVAELSAGGLPAVYVPLPIGNGEQRLNALPVVAAGGALLVDDADLTPELVSDTVGGLLADPDRLAAMTAAAGAAGHRDAADRVARAALELAGRGRS is encoded by the coding sequence GTGAACGACGCGGGTAACCCCAACCCCGGGGGCGCTGTTTCGGTGGTGCTCGCCGGCGGCGGCACCGCGGGACACGTGGAACCGGCCCTGGCCGTGGCCGACGCACTGCGCGCCAGCGGCGCCGATGTGCGGATCACCGTGCTGGGTACCGAACGCGGTCTGGAGACCAGGCTGGTGCCCAAGCGGGGCTACGACCTGCGGCTGATCACCCCGGTTCCGCTGCCGCGCAAGCTCAACGCCGACCTGGCCCGGCTTCCGCTGCGGGTGCGCCGCGCCGTGCGCGAAACCCGCGCGGTGTTCGACGACGTCGACGCCGACGTGGTGATCGGTTTCGGCGGCTATGTCGCCCTGCCGGCCTACCTCGCCGCCCGTCGCGGCCTGCGCCGGCGCCGGGTGCCGGTGCTCATCCACGAGGCGAACGCGAGCGCCGGTATCGCCAACAAGGTCGGCGCGCGCATGGCCGATCGCGTGCTCGCCGCCGTCGACGACTGCGGGTTGCCCGGCGCCGAGGTGGTGGGGATGCCGGTGCGTTCGGCGATCACCACGCTGGATCGGGCCGCGCTGCGCTCCTCGGCCCGTGAGCATTTCGGTTTCGCCGACGATGCCGTCGTGCTGCTGGTCTTCGGCGGCTCCCAGGGTGCGGCGTCGCTGAACCGTGCGGTCTCCGGCGCGGCGGCCGACCTGGCCGGCCGCGGTATCTCGGTGCTGCACGCCCACGGCCCGAAGAACACCCTGGACCTGCCGCACCGTGGTCCCGGCGATCCGCCGTACGTCGCGGTGCCCTATCTGGACCGGATGGATCTGGCCTACGCCGCCGCGGACCTGGCGATCTGCCGGTCCGGGGCGATGACGGTGGCCGAACTGTCGGCGGGCGGGCTGCCCGCGGTCTACGTGCCGCTGCCGATCGGCAACGGGGAACAGCGACTCAACGCGCTGCCGGTGGTCGCCGCCGGCGGCGCCCTGCTGGTGGACGACGCCGACCTGACTCCGGAGCTGGTGTCGGACACCGTCGGCGGGCTGCTGGCCGATCCGGACCGGCTCGCCGCCATGACCGCAGCCGCCGGTGCCGCCGGGCACCGCGATGCCGCCGACCGGGTGGCCCGCGCGGCACTGGAGCTGGCCGGCCGGGGGAGGTCCTAG